The proteins below are encoded in one region of Salmo salar chromosome ssa02, Ssal_v3.1, whole genome shotgun sequence:
- the LOC123738096 gene encoding FAM10 family protein At4g22670-like: protein MAGGFPNTGRMPEGMAGGFPSAGGMPEGMAGGFPSAGGMPEGMAGGFPSAGGMPEGMAGGFPSAGCMPEGMAGGFPSAGGMPEGMTGGFPGAGGMPEGMAGGFPGSGGMPEGMAGGFPGAGGMPEGMAGGFTDAGGAGPAGGGSSGPTIEEAD from the coding sequence ATGGCTGGTGGATTCCCCAATACTGGTCGTATGCCTGAAGGCATGGCTGGTGGATTCCCCAGTGCTGGTGGTATGCCTGAAGGCATGGCTGGAGGATTCCCCAGTGCTGGTGGTATGCCTGAAGGCATGGCTGGAGGATTCCCCAGTGCTGGTGGTATGCCTGAAGGCATGGCTGGTGGATTCCCCAGTGCTGGTTGTATGCCTGAAGGCATGGCTGGAGGATTCCCCAGTGCTGGTGGTATGCCTGAAGGCATGACTGGTGGATTCCCTGGTGCTGGTGGTATGCCTGAAGGCATGGCTGGTGGATTCCCCGGTTCTGGTGGTATGCCTGAAGGCATGGCTGGTGGATTCCCCGGTGCTGGTGGTATGCCTGAAGGCATGGCTGGTGGATTCACCGATGCTGGTGGCGCCGGTCCTGCAGGCGGTGGATCATCTGGACCAACTATTGAAGAAGCCGACTAA
- the LOC106592510 gene encoding GTPase IMAP family member 4-like, with amino-acid sequence MIKCVTSFISTDSEQPADLRIVLVEKTGAGKSSTGNTILGRKAFTEEASFVSVTETCEKQSGVVDGRKIDVIDTPGLYDTTMSEEEMKSEKVRCIEMSVPGPHAFLLVIRLGRFTEEERNTVKWIQRNFGEEASMYTILLFTHGDQLKGKSVEEFLAESKELRKLINISGGRYHSLINDKRKDNTRVTELLNKIEEMVSRNGGKHYTNEMYQEEQRKINEEKERKRQEEEKRDRERRQEEEEEEEKRN; translated from the coding sequence ATGATAAAATGTGTTACCAGTTTTATTTCCACAGACTCAGAGCAGCCGGCTGATCTGAGAATAGTTCTGGTGGAGAAGACTGGAGCAGGGAAGAGTTCAACAGGAAACACCATCCTGGGGAGAAAAGCCTTTACAGAAGAGGCCTCCTTTGTGTCTGTAACTGAAACATGTGAGAAACAGAGTGGAGTGGTGGATGGGAGGAAGATTGATGTCATCGACACCCCGGGGCTCTATGACACAACAATGTCTGAAGAAGAGATGAAAAGTGAAAAAGTCAGGTGTATAGAAATGTCAGTCCCAGGACCCCACGCCTTCCTGCTGGTGATCAGACTGGGGAGGttcacagaggaggagaggaacactgttaAGTGGATCCAGAGGAACTTTGGAGAAGAAGCCTCAATGTACACCATCTTGCTGTTCACACATGGAGATCAACTGAAGGGAAAATCAgtggaggagtttctggctgAGAGCAAAGAGCTACGGAAACTCATCAATATCTCTGGGGGCAGATATCACTCCCTAATCAATGACAAGAGAAAAGACAACACTCGAGTTACAGAGCTGCTGAATAAGATAGAGGAGATGGTGTCGAGGAATGGAGGAAAACACTACACCAATGAGAtgtaccaggaagaacagaggaAGATCAATGaggaaaaggagaggaagagacaggaagaggagaagagagatagagagaggagacaggaagaagaagaagaagaagagaagagaaattgA